GACGGCCACGGGGGTCATCATGGGAACGGCGGAGTTCATGGGCCCGGAGCAACTGCGCGGTAAGCCGCTCGACGCGCGCACCGACATCTATTCACTGTCGCTGCTCACCTACGAGATGCTCACCAGCCGGCTGCCGTTCCAGGGACCGACGCCGCAAGAGTTGATGATCTCCCGGCTGCGCAGCGACCCGATCCCCCTGCGCAAGATGCGCCCCGATCTCGACTTCCCGGAGGCCGTGGAGCGCGTGTTCAACGAGGCCATGGCCCGCAACCCCGACGAGCGACCCGGAACGACATTAGATTTGGCTAATGGACTGGCCGCAGGGGCGGGCGATGGCAGGGGCGTCGGCCCGATGGGCCAGGGGTTCGGACGATGATCCGCCGGTGGGCGTCCGTGGTGGCCGCGGTGACGCTGTTGGGGGGAACCGCGCGGGCGCAGGGGGCGTCGTCGTCGCCGCTCCTGGACGTGCTCCACTACCACTTCGCGCTCACGCTTCCCGACAGCGGCCACCGGTTCGAGGCGGCCGTCATGATCACCGTAGCCCGGCGCGGTCCGGCCGACACGCTGACGCTCGACCTCGCGGGGCTGGATGTGGATCGCGTGCTCGTGGACGGGCGCGGCGTCACCGCACGACGGGCCGGCGACCGGCTGCTCGTGCCGCTGCCGGTGGGAACGCATGACACGCTGCTCGTGCGCGTGGTGTATGGGGGCACGCCCGACGACGGCCTGATCATTCGGCGCGACACCGCCGGCCGTTGGACCTACTTCGGCGACAACTGGCCGAACCGCGCCCGGCACTGGCTGCCCACCGTGGACCGGCCCAGCGACAAGGCCACGGTGTCGTGGTGGGTGAGCGCACCGGCGTCGGAGACGGTGGTGGGCAATGGCATGATGACGGGTCGGCATGCGGCGCCGCCGCTCGTGCCGGGCGGCGCGCCGCGCGAGGTCACCGAGTGGAACGAGATTCATCCCATCAGCACGTATCTCATGGTGATCGCGGCCGCCCCATTGGTGGAAACACGGCTTGGGGAAACGGCGTGCGGCTACGGCAGCTCGGCGCGGTGCGTGCCGCAGATGGTGTACACCGCACCGGAACAAGCCAACTATATGCCGGGGCCATTCGCGGCGGCCGATAGCATCGTGACCTTCTTCGCGCAATTGATCGCGCCCTTCCCGTTCGAGAAGCTGGCGCATCTGCAGAGTTCCACGCAGTTCGGTGGCATGGAGAACGCCACCGAGATCTTCTATTCGGATGAAGCCTTTCGCCGGCACACGATGAACGACGGCCTCATCTCGCACGAGACCGCGCATCAGTGGTTCGGCGACGCAGTCACGGAGCGTGATTGGCCGGACCTCTGGCTGTCGGAAGGTTTTGCTACGTACTTCTCGGCGCTGTGGACCGAGCATGCGCGCGGCGACAGCGCGTTCCGCGAGGCCATGGCCGGGATCCGTCGCCGTGTGTTGAGTGATAGACGGGTGGCGACACGGCCCGTGATCGACACCACGGAGACGAACCTGATGGCACTGCTCGATGCCAACAGTTACCAGAAGGGCGGGTTCGTGCTGCACATGCTGCGCCGCTCGCTCGGCGACAGTGCGTTCTTCCGTGGACTACGGATCTACTTCCACGCGCATGAATACGGGAATGCGACCTCGGCCGATCTTGAGCACGCTCTGGAGCAGAGTTCGGGGAGGCGGCTGCAAGCGTTCTTCGACCAGTGGCTCCGCCGGCCCGGGTATCCGGAGCTCACGGTGACCTGGGCATACGATGCGGCGGCACGCGCCGTTCATCTGCGGGTTGTCCAGGGTGACCGGTTCGGCTACTTCCACGTGCCGCTCACGGTGGAGTTGCGCGATGCCGCAGGTCACACGGAGCGGGCGACGATCGACGTCGATGCGCTCACGGAGACGGCGGCGACGATTCCCGTGACGCTCGCCTCGGCACCCACAACGCTCGTAGCGGACCCGGACGTCTCGCTGCTGGCGCGCCTCGACGTGAAGTGACACGCGCCGGTGCGTGTCACCGGCCGATGCGCCGCGCCTCCAGCATCAGACAGTGATCCTGCACGACGTCGATGCCGGCGCGGGCCAGCCGCTCGGCGGCCTCGTCGTTACGGATCCCCTGCTGGAACCAAACGGCCTTGGGGTGTTTGGCGATCATGTCGTCGACGTGGGCGGGAATGTCCTTCGGGCGCCTGAACACGTCCACGAGATCGACGGGGCCGGGGACGGCCGCCAGCGTGCGGTATACGGGCTGCCCCAGGATCTGGGTAACGTCCGGATAGTACACTGGTACGGGGACGACCTCGAATCCCGCCTTTTGCAGATATTCGGGAATGAGATACGCGGACTGTTGCGACTCGGGCGTCTTGATGCCGAGCACGGCGATGCGGTGCGACTGCTCGATGATACGGCGGAGTCCCGCGTCGTCCTCTATGAGGTGGCCGCGCCAGGCGGCGGACGTATCGGTCATGGGGCGTTTGGTAATGGTGACCCAAGGGGTCCCGATTGCGGACGGCTTGGCGTGACAGGCGAAGGAACGAACGGTTAGCTTTGAACAATACAACGCTCCCCAACCGATTTCTGGAGATGGCATAGATGAAGATGCTCGTGCTGGGTGCGGGGCTCCAGGGCTCTGCCTGCGCGTACGATCTGCTGCGGGATCCTGAAGTGACCGAAGTCCGCATCGCCGACTTGCACGTGAACGATCTGCCCGCGTTCCTGGCGACGGCACCCGGCGCGGACAAGAAGCTCAAGGGGGTGAAGCTTGATGTGCGGGACCGGGCGGCCGTGCTGGCGGCCATGAAGGGATGCGACGCCGTGATGAGCGCCATCCCTTACTACTTCAACTTCGAGATGGCCGGGTGTGCGGTGGAAGCCGGTGTCCACTTTGCGGACCTGGGTGGAAACACGGAGATCGTCTTCCAGCAAAAGGCGCTGGACGCCGAGGCCAGGAAGAAGAAGATCTCGGTGATGCCCGACTGCGGGCTGGCTCCGGGGATGGTGAACATCCTGGCCGAGCATGGCATTCGCCAGTTGGATACGGTAGATGCGGTGAAGATCTTCGTGGGTGGGCTTCCACAGCATCCGCAGGCACCGCTCAACTATCAGATCGTGTATTCCCTGGAAGGGGTGCTCGACTACTACACCACGCTCTCGTGGGTGCTGCGCAACGGAAAACGGACGCAGGTCAAGGCGCTGTCGGAAGTGGAGCCGATGAGCTTCGCGTCGCCGATCGGGACGCTGGAGGCGTTCCACACGGCGGGCGGGCTATCGACGATGGCGTTCCGGTACGAGGGCAAGATCCCGACGATGGAATACAAGACGCTCCGGTATCCGGGCCATGCGAAAATCATGGAGGCGATTCGCGACCTCGGCCTGCTGGAACAGCAGCCGATCAACGTGAAGGGCGTGCAGGTGTCGCCGCGCGACGTGGCGGTGGCCGCCATGGGACCGCGGCTCACCAAGCCTGAAAGCGCCGACCTCGTGGCATTGCGCGTGATCGTCACCGGGAAGAAGGACGGGAAACCGAAAACCTTCGAGTGGGAGCTCGTGGATCGGTACGACGAAGCGCACGGGATCAGCGCGATGGAGCGCACCACGGGCTACTCGCTGGCCATCACCGGACTCATGCAGGCCAGGGGGCAGGTGGCGGTGATGGGCGTGCACACGCCCGATGAGGCAATGCCGGCCGAGGCGTACATCGCGGAGCTTGGCAAGCGGGGCATCGATATCCGCGAAGTTCGATAAGTCGCAGCGGCGCGACTAGCCGATCGGCCAGCTCCGACCGATCAGTTTCTCGAGAACGAGGCGAGCGCGGCGCCGGTCTTGTCCATGGCGGCGCGCGCATTCCAGCGGTCGCCGCCGTTGTAGATCAGTGCAAAGGCCAGGATCTCGCCATCCTCGGCGGTCACATAGCCGGCGAGCGAGGCCACGGTATTGGTGGTGCCGGTCTTGGCGTGCAGGTTGCCCTGGGCGGCGGTGCGCCGCATGCGGGCCTTGAGCAGTTCGGACTCGCCGGCCACGGGCAACGAGGCGTGGAAGGCCGACGACCACGGCGCGTAATGCGCATAGGCGAGCAGGCTCACCATAG
The window above is part of the Gemmatimonadaceae bacterium genome. Proteins encoded here:
- a CDS encoding CoA-binding protein — translated: MTDTSAAWRGHLIEDDAGLRRIIEQSHRIAVLGIKTPESQQSAYLIPEYLQKAGFEVVPVPVYYPDVTQILGQPVYRTLAAVPGPVDLVDVFRRPKDIPAHVDDMIAKHPKAVWFQQGIRNDEAAERLARAGIDVVQDHCLMLEARRIGR
- a CDS encoding M1 family aminopeptidase, producing the protein MIRRWASVVAAVTLLGGTARAQGASSSPLLDVLHYHFALTLPDSGHRFEAAVMITVARRGPADTLTLDLAGLDVDRVLVDGRGVTARRAGDRLLVPLPVGTHDTLLVRVVYGGTPDDGLIIRRDTAGRWTYFGDNWPNRARHWLPTVDRPSDKATVSWWVSAPASETVVGNGMMTGRHAAPPLVPGGAPREVTEWNEIHPISTYLMVIAAAPLVETRLGETACGYGSSARCVPQMVYTAPEQANYMPGPFAAADSIVTFFAQLIAPFPFEKLAHLQSSTQFGGMENATEIFYSDEAFRRHTMNDGLISHETAHQWFGDAVTERDWPDLWLSEGFATYFSALWTEHARGDSAFREAMAGIRRRVLSDRRVATRPVIDTTETNLMALLDANSYQKGGFVLHMLRRSLGDSAFFRGLRIYFHAHEYGNATSADLEHALEQSSGRRLQAFFDQWLRRPGYPELTVTWAYDAAARAVHLRVVQGDRFGYFHVPLTVELRDAAGHTERATIDVDALTETAATIPVTLASAPTTLVADPDVSLLARLDVK
- a CDS encoding saccharopine dehydrogenase C-terminal domain-containing protein, with the protein product MKMLVLGAGLQGSACAYDLLRDPEVTEVRIADLHVNDLPAFLATAPGADKKLKGVKLDVRDRAAVLAAMKGCDAVMSAIPYYFNFEMAGCAVEAGVHFADLGGNTEIVFQQKALDAEARKKKISVMPDCGLAPGMVNILAEHGIRQLDTVDAVKIFVGGLPQHPQAPLNYQIVYSLEGVLDYYTTLSWVLRNGKRTQVKALSEVEPMSFASPIGTLEAFHTAGGLSTMAFRYEGKIPTMEYKTLRYPGHAKIMEAIRDLGLLEQQPINVKGVQVSPRDVAVAAMGPRLTKPESADLVALRVIVTGKKDGKPKTFEWELVDRYDEAHGISAMERTTGYSLAITGLMQARGQVAVMGVHTPDEAMPAEAYIAELGKRGIDIREVR